The following proteins come from a genomic window of Rutidosis leptorrhynchoides isolate AG116_Rl617_1_P2 chromosome 10, CSIRO_AGI_Rlap_v1, whole genome shotgun sequence:
- the LOC139872257 gene encoding protein trichome birefringence-like 25, whose translation MSNASSIPVNQKQFSNKMIVKIIACLILMGFAYRIYFSTYTQIIPPVIEENDANTSSSPTSAVVDANFTLSGQIPANKADDQSSPICDIFSGEWVRDYTGPQYSNNSCDTIEHHQNCMKNGRPDSSYIYWKWRPRDCELPRFDPKKFLDFMRNKSMAFIGDSISRNHVQSLLCILSQVERAVEVYHDEEYRSKRWFFDSHGFTLSVIWSPFLTEAKIFEDNDGHSSDAVRLHLDEPDSEWVSQFGNFDYIEIGVGKWFLKTAIYYENNTIVGCHNCKKENVTELGFDYAYRRALQTTLDFITRSDHNVYTLFRTTTPDHFENGEWNTGGYCNRTVPFKEGDIGLRDIDTIMRNVELDEFNKTVNDSNLLQTGSTLKLFDTTLLALLRPDGHPGPYRAFHPFDGKDKNTYVQNDCLHWCLPGPIDSWNDLLMKILLRP comes from the exons ATGAGTAATGCATCTTCAATTCCAGTGAACCAAAAGCAATTCTCTAATAAGATGATTGTTAAGATCATTGCTTGTTTAATTCTAATGGGTTTTGCATATCGTATCTATTTCTCAACATACACTCAGATCATTCCACCTGTGATTGAAGAAAACGATGCTAACACCAGTTCATCACCCACGTCGGCGGTGGTGGATGCTAATTTCACGCTTTCCGGTCAAATTCCGGCGAATAAAGCCGACGATCAAA GTTCACCAATTTGTGACATTTTTAGTGGAGAGTGGGTTAGGGATTACACTGGTCCACAATACAGTAACAATAGCTGTGACACAATCGAACATCATCAGAACTGTATGAAAAATGGGAGGCCTGATTCGAGTTATATCTACTGGAAGTGGAGACCTCGAGATTGCGAGTTACCTAGATTCGACCCTAAAAAGTTTCTTGATTTTATGAGGAACAAGTCTATGGCGTTCATTGGCGACTCCATATCACGCAATCACGTTCAGTCGTTGCTATGCATTCTTTCTCAG GTGGAACGCGCAGTAGAGGTGTACCATGACGAAGAATACAGAAGCAAAAGATGGTTCTTTGATTCACATGGTTTTACGCTTTCAGTAATTTGGTCTCCATTTTTAACAGAAGCCAAAATCTTTGAAGATAATGATGGACATTCATCTGATGCAGTTCGTCTGCATCTTGATGAGCCTGATTCAGAATGGGTCAGTCAATTTGGTAACTTTGACTATATAGAAATAGGTGTCGGGAAATGGTTCTTGAAAACAGCAATTTACTATGAGAACAACACCATTGTCGGGTGTCATAATTGTAAGAAAGAGAATGTAACAGAGCTCGGGTTTGATTATGCATACCGTAGAGCTTTACAAACGACTCTCGACTTCATTACAAGGTCAGATCACAATGTTTACACCTTATTCCGGACCACTACACCCGATCATTTTGAAAACGGCGAGTGGAATACAGGAGGATATTGTAATAGGACAGTTCCTTTTAAAGAAGGCGATATTGGATTGAGAGATATCGATACAATTATGAGAAACGTTGAACTTGATGAATTCAACAAGACAGTTAACGATTCAAATCTGTTGCAAACAGGGTCGACTTTGAAACTGTTTGATAcgactcttttggcattgttaagGCCAGACGGGCATCCTGGTCCATACCGTGCGTTTCACCCGTTTGATGGGAAAGATAAGAATACTTATGTTCAGAATGATTGTTTGCATTGGTGCTTGCCTGGGCCAATCGACTCGTGGAACGATCTACTGATGAAAATACTCCTTAGGCCTTAG
- the LOC139872258 gene encoding succinate dehydrogenase subunit 8, mitochondrial — translation MIYRKWSLITGPAVMCGGVAVAALAVNFIFKQDPFAKPPEKKQGK, via the exons ATGATATACAGGAAATGGAGTTTGATAACGGGACCAGCTGTTATGTGTGGTGGCGTTGCAGTCGCCGCTCTTGCCGTTAATTTTATCTTCAAACAA GATCCCTTTGCTAAACCACCAGAAAAGAAGCAAGGCAAGTAA